A section of the Geoalkalibacter ferrihydriticus DSM 17813 genome encodes:
- a CDS encoding sigma-54-dependent transcriptional regulator encodes MKNTTQVLVIDDEAHNRQALSMLLKHSGYQVQSAVSGEDALEIMQETPFEIIITDLFLPGVSGIDILKRVKEDSPYTSVILITGNASAETAVEAMKEGAFDYITKPFNFEKLKVIVAKAVEKSRLVAENLYLRQQLRGKYKFDNIIGNSLAMNQVFSRMERIVNTDSTILILGESGTGKELVAKAIHYNSPRKDHPFIAINCGAIPAELLESELFGHVRGSFTGAVGDKAGRFEAANGGTIFLDEIGTMPMHLQMKLLRVLQEQEVERVGSTRKTKLNVRVVSATNANLEDEVKRGHFREDLYYRLNVIPIILPPLRERREDIALLARSFLQKFCREMDRPLMSISPAAMAAIEAYAWPGNVRELENLIERTVALTDGEVIEPDDLPASIAGANPPSPYATPEAPRVTPTGVDMVRVISDIERAMICESLELTKGVKARAAALLGINRTTLVEKIKRLGLEER; translated from the coding sequence ATGAAAAACACAACCCAGGTTCTCGTCATCGACGACGAGGCACACAACCGCCAGGCGCTGAGCATGTTGCTGAAACATTCGGGCTATCAGGTGCAGTCGGCGGTCAGCGGGGAAGACGCCCTTGAGATCATGCAGGAAACGCCTTTCGAGATCATCATCACCGACCTGTTTCTGCCGGGCGTCAGCGGCATCGACATCCTCAAGCGGGTCAAGGAGGACTCACCTTATACCAGCGTCATTCTGATTACCGGCAACGCCTCGGCTGAAACCGCGGTGGAGGCCATGAAGGAGGGCGCCTTCGATTACATCACCAAGCCCTTCAACTTCGAAAAGCTCAAGGTCATCGTCGCCAAGGCCGTCGAGAAAAGCCGCCTGGTGGCCGAGAACCTCTACCTGCGTCAGCAGTTGCGCGGCAAATACAAATTCGACAACATCATCGGCAACAGCCTTGCAATGAACCAGGTTTTTTCGCGCATGGAGCGCATCGTCAATACCGATTCAACCATATTGATTCTGGGGGAATCGGGAACGGGAAAAGAACTGGTGGCAAAGGCCATCCATTACAACAGCCCGCGCAAGGACCATCCCTTCATTGCCATCAATTGCGGCGCCATCCCCGCTGAATTGCTTGAAAGCGAACTTTTCGGCCATGTCAGGGGCAGCTTCACCGGCGCGGTCGGCGACAAAGCAGGGCGCTTCGAAGCAGCCAACGGCGGCACTATCTTTCTTGATGAAATCGGCACCATGCCCATGCATTTGCAGATGAAATTACTGCGGGTGCTGCAGGAACAGGAAGTGGAGCGCGTCGGCTCCACGCGAAAAACCAAGCTCAACGTGCGCGTGGTGTCGGCAACCAACGCCAACCTGGAAGACGAAGTTAAAAGAGGGCATTTTCGCGAAGATCTTTACTACCGCCTCAATGTCATTCCCATCATCCTGCCGCCCCTGCGCGAGCGCCGCGAAGACATCGCCCTGCTGGCGCGCAGTTTTCTGCAGAAATTCTGCCGCGAGATGGATCGTCCCCTGATGTCCATTTCGCCGGCCGCCATGGCCGCCATTGAAGCCTACGCCTGGCCGGGCAACGTGCGCGAGCTGGAGAACCTCATCGAGCGCACCGTCGCCCTGACCGACGGCGAGGTTATCGAGCCGGACGACCTGCCCGCCTCTATCGCCGGCGCGAACCCCCCTTCACCCTATGCCACGCCAGAGGCGCCGCGCGTCACCCCCACGGGGGTGGATATGGTCCGGGTGATCAGCGATATCGAGCGCGCCATGATCTGCGAATCTCTCGAACTGACCAAGGGTGTCAAAGCCCGGGCTGCCGCCCTGCTCGGCATCAACCGCACCACCTTGGTGGAAAAAATCAAACGCCTGGGCCTCGAAGAACGCTGA
- a CDS encoding slipin family protein encodes MELPVNIFWLVILALLVVIIASAVRMLIEYERGVVFRLGRFSSVKGPGLRFIIPGIDRMVKISLRTVAMDVPQQDVITRDNVSIQVNAVIYFRVIGPDKALIEVENYLYATSQLAQTSLRSVLGQSDLDDLLAHRDKLNVHLQEILDRQTDPWGVKISNVEIKHVDLPVEMQRAMAKQAVAERERRSKVIHAEGEFQASQKLADAAKIISSETGALQLRFMQTLTDIAADKNSTIIFPMPIDLLTPFIEKITRENKESKSDSQA; translated from the coding sequence ATGGAATTGCCGGTTAATATCTTCTGGCTCGTAATTCTCGCTTTGCTGGTGGTGATTATCGCCAGCGCGGTACGCATGCTTATTGAATATGAGCGTGGAGTCGTTTTTCGACTGGGGCGTTTTTCAAGTGTCAAGGGACCGGGACTGCGTTTCATCATCCCCGGCATCGACCGTATGGTGAAAATCAGCCTACGCACCGTGGCCATGGACGTTCCGCAGCAGGATGTCATCACCAGGGACAATGTGTCGATCCAGGTCAATGCAGTCATTTATTTTCGGGTAATCGGTCCTGACAAGGCGTTGATCGAGGTCGAGAACTACCTTTACGCCACCAGTCAGTTGGCCCAGACCTCCCTGCGCAGTGTGCTCGGTCAGTCGGATCTCGACGATTTGCTCGCACATCGCGATAAACTCAATGTTCATTTGCAGGAGATTCTCGATCGGCAGACCGATCCCTGGGGGGTCAAGATTTCCAATGTCGAAATCAAGCACGTCGACCTGCCTGTAGAAATGCAGCGTGCCATGGCCAAGCAGGCCGTGGCCGAACGTGAGCGGCGCTCCAAGGTCATTCATGCCGAAGGGGAATTCCAAGCATCGCAAAAACTTGCCGATGCCGCCAAAATTATCTCTTCCGAAACGGGTGCTTTGCAGTTGCGTTTTATGCAGACTCTGACCGATATTGCCGCCGATAAGAACTCAACCATTATTTTCCCTATGCCCATTGATCTGCTTACGCCGTTCATCGAAAAGATAACCAGAGAGAACAAGGAAAGTAAAAGCGACTCCCAGGCTTAG
- a CDS encoding pyruvate carboxylase translates to MAVKKFKKIMAANRGEIAIRIFRACTELGIKTVAIYSEEDNISLHRYKADEAYPVGRGKGPIDAYLAIDEIIDLARKKEVDAIHPGYGFLSENAEFADACARAGITFIGPTPEIQRRLGDKVSARAVAIEAGVPVVPGTEKPIENEEEALIFAKEAGYPIIVKASAGGGGRGMRVARTQRELLEGLKSAASEAQASFGNAAVFLEKYLERPKHIEVQIMGDTHGNIVHFFERDCSIQRRHQKVIEMAPSLSLKAEQRQNVCDMAMKIAQAVGYVNAGTVEFLLDQQGNFYFIETNPRIQVEHTVTEMVTQRNLVQIQIRVAEGHRLSDPEIGISGQEDIELRGFAIQSRVTTEDPQNSFAPDFGTIKVYRTAAGYGVRLDAGQGYAGAQVTPHYDSLLTKITAFGRSFRDASRTMHRALQEFRIRGVKTNIGFLENVITHPTFLAGTCDTSFIDSHPELFQIPVKRDRANKLLCFIGHTVVNGYPGIQPERALRFRDLREADVPEIHYDTPRPRGSRDILREKGPEGLAQWALKEKKLLITDTTMRDAHQSLMATRFRTADLDRIAEATSVHGGGLFSLEMWGGATFDVSMRFLREDPWERLDRLRAKIPNVLFQMLLRGSNAVGYTNYPDNVVQEFVKKAAESGIDVFRVFDSLNWSKGMAVAMDAVRKSGTVCEAAMCYTGDILDPKRDKYPLKYYVELAKELEKMGAHILGIKDMAGLLKPFAAEKLIKALKAEIGIPIHLHTHDTSSNGGAMLLVAAQSGVDIVDTALSSVSGLTAQPNLNALLAVLENTLWDPKLDQDGLQTLANYWETVRTYYAPFESELRSGTAQVYYHEIPGGQYSNFKPQVEGLGLGHRWEECKEMYRQVNDMFGDVIKVTPSSKIVGDMTMFMVQNNLQPEDVYARGEDLTFPKGVIDFFKGMIGQPVGGFPEDLQKIILKDEKPLTCRPGELLEPVDFAASKAELEAKVEHPVSERDVLSAVLYPGVWEEFDRHRQEFGDTSVLPTPVFFYGLETGDELNVEIEPGKTLIVRLNAVGSLQKDGTRNIYFELNGEPRQVTVQDLSVESDQASHQKAEKGNAKHVGAPMPGKVFKLLVKVGDEVSAGDTLLITEAMKMETNVKAKAAGKVVEVLFKEGDSVQQNDLLVVFE, encoded by the coding sequence ATGGCAGTAAAAAAGTTTAAAAAAATTATGGCGGCCAATCGGGGAGAGATCGCCATCCGCATTTTTCGCGCCTGTACTGAACTGGGGATCAAGACGGTGGCGATTTATTCGGAAGAGGACAACATTTCGCTGCACCGTTATAAGGCTGATGAGGCTTATCCCGTCGGCAGGGGCAAGGGCCCTATCGATGCCTATCTGGCCATCGACGAGATTATCGACCTGGCACGTAAGAAAGAAGTCGACGCCATCCACCCCGGTTATGGGTTCCTGTCGGAAAATGCCGAGTTCGCGGATGCCTGCGCGCGCGCCGGCATTACCTTTATCGGTCCCACACCTGAAATCCAGCGACGCCTGGGCGACAAGGTCAGTGCCCGCGCGGTGGCCATCGAAGCTGGCGTGCCGGTTGTGCCGGGCACCGAAAAGCCCATCGAAAACGAAGAGGAAGCTCTGATTTTCGCCAAAGAAGCGGGCTACCCCATCATCGTCAAGGCGTCCGCCGGTGGTGGTGGGCGCGGCATGCGTGTGGCGCGCACCCAGCGCGAGCTCCTTGAGGGCCTCAAGAGTGCCGCCTCCGAAGCTCAGGCCTCATTCGGCAACGCGGCGGTGTTCCTCGAAAAATACCTTGAGCGGCCCAAGCACATTGAAGTCCAGATCATGGGCGATACCCACGGTAACATCGTGCATTTTTTCGAGAGGGATTGCTCGATTCAGCGGCGCCACCAGAAAGTCATTGAAATGGCCCCCTCCCTCAGCCTAAAGGCTGAGCAGAGACAAAACGTCTGCGACATGGCCATGAAGATCGCCCAGGCCGTGGGCTATGTCAACGCCGGGACCGTCGAGTTTCTGCTTGACCAGCAGGGCAATTTCTATTTTATCGAAACCAACCCGCGCATCCAGGTTGAGCACACCGTCACCGAGATGGTCACGCAGCGCAACCTGGTGCAGATTCAGATCCGGGTGGCCGAGGGACATCGCTTGTCCGATCCTGAAATCGGTATCAGCGGCCAGGAAGATATCGAACTGCGCGGCTTTGCCATCCAAAGCCGCGTGACCACTGAGGATCCGCAGAACAGTTTCGCTCCCGACTTCGGCACCATTAAGGTCTATCGCACCGCCGCCGGCTACGGCGTACGTCTTGATGCCGGGCAGGGGTATGCCGGCGCTCAGGTCACCCCGCATTACGACTCGCTGCTGACCAAAATCACCGCCTTCGGCCGCAGCTTTCGCGATGCGTCGCGTACCATGCACCGGGCCTTGCAGGAGTTTCGCATTCGCGGCGTCAAGACCAATATCGGCTTTCTCGAAAACGTCATCACCCATCCGACGTTTCTGGCGGGCACTTGCGATACGTCCTTCATCGACTCGCATCCCGAACTGTTTCAGATTCCCGTCAAGCGCGACCGCGCCAACAAGCTGCTGTGCTTCATCGGGCATACGGTGGTCAATGGCTACCCCGGCATCCAGCCGGAAAGGGCCCTGCGTTTCCGCGATTTGCGCGAAGCCGATGTTCCGGAGATCCATTACGACACGCCGCGTCCGCGCGGCAGTCGGGACATCCTGCGCGAAAAAGGCCCAGAGGGATTGGCGCAGTGGGCACTCAAGGAAAAAAAGCTGCTGATTACCGACACCACCATGCGTGATGCTCACCAGTCGCTGATGGCGACGCGTTTCCGCACGGCCGACCTCGACCGCATTGCCGAGGCGACCAGTGTCCACGGTGGAGGGTTGTTCTCCCTGGAGATGTGGGGGGGGGCGACCTTCGATGTGTCCATGCGGTTTTTACGTGAGGACCCCTGGGAGCGTCTGGATCGGCTGCGGGCAAAAATCCCCAATGTTCTTTTCCAGATGTTGCTGCGCGGCTCCAATGCTGTCGGTTACACCAACTATCCCGACAACGTTGTGCAGGAGTTCGTCAAGAAGGCCGCCGAAAGTGGCATCGACGTGTTTCGCGTTTTCGACTCCCTCAATTGGAGCAAGGGCATGGCTGTCGCCATGGACGCGGTGCGCAAAAGTGGTACCGTGTGCGAAGCGGCCATGTGTTATACCGGCGACATTCTCGACCCCAAACGCGACAAGTATCCGCTCAAATATTACGTCGAGCTGGCCAAGGAGCTGGAAAAAATGGGCGCGCATATCCTCGGTATCAAGGATATGGCCGGCCTGCTCAAGCCCTTTGCCGCAGAGAAGCTCATCAAGGCGCTCAAGGCCGAAATCGGCATTCCCATCCACCTGCACACCCATGATACTTCGAGCAACGGCGGCGCCATGCTACTGGTGGCCGCCCAGTCCGGGGTGGATATCGTCGATACGGCACTCTCTTCGGTGTCCGGCCTCACCGCCCAGCCCAACCTCAATGCCTTGCTGGCGGTTCTCGAGAATACTCTGTGGGATCCCAAGCTCGACCAGGACGGCTTGCAGACCCTCGCCAATTACTGGGAGACGGTGCGCACTTACTATGCGCCTTTCGAGTCCGAACTGCGCAGCGGGACCGCCCAGGTCTACTATCACGAAATACCCGGTGGCCAGTATTCCAACTTCAAACCGCAGGTCGAGGGCTTGGGGCTCGGCCATCGCTGGGAGGAATGCAAAGAAATGTATCGTCAGGTCAACGATATGTTCGGTGACGTCATCAAGGTGACGCCCTCATCGAAAATCGTTGGCGACATGACAATGTTCATGGTGCAGAACAACCTGCAACCCGAGGATGTCTATGCGCGCGGGGAGGATCTGACCTTCCCCAAAGGGGTCATTGATTTCTTCAAGGGGATGATCGGGCAGCCCGTCGGCGGTTTCCCCGAGGATCTGCAGAAGATCATCCTTAAGGATGAAAAACCTCTGACCTGCCGCCCCGGAGAACTGCTTGAGCCGGTTGATTTTGCTGCGAGCAAAGCCGAGCTTGAAGCCAAGGTCGAGCACCCGGTCAGCGAACGCGACGTGCTTTCCGCCGTTCTTTATCCTGGTGTCTGGGAAGAGTTCGATCGCCATCGACAGGAGTTTGGCGATACCTCGGTGCTGCCGACGCCGGTATTCTTCTACGGACTGGAAACCGGAGACGAGCTCAACGTGGAAATTGAGCCGGGCAAGACCTTGATTGTGCGCCTCAATGCCGTGGGTAGCCTGCAAAAAGATGGAACCCGCAACATCTATTTCGAACTCAACGGCGAGCCGCGCCAGGTGACCGTTCAGGATCTTTCCGTCGAGTCGGACCAGGCAAGTCACCAGAAGGCCGAAAAGGGCAATGCCAAACATGTCGGCGCGCCCATGCCGGGCAAGGTTTTCAAATTGCTTGTCAAGGTGGGCGATGAGGTCAGTGCGGGAGATACTCTGCTGATCACCGAGGCGATGAAGATGGAGACCAACGTTAAGGCCAAAGCCGCCGGCAAGGTTGTCGAGGTGCTGTTCAAAGAGGGCGATTCCGTGCAGCAGAATGATCTGCTCGTGGTATTCGAGTAG
- a CDS encoding NfeD family protein, whose protein sequence is MKRFHRLILFVLMLSLACTLLVSQSLSSQVSVPAVNRVNVVQIADVINPVVARFINQEIERTNREGMRAFLLELDTPGGLDTAMRDIIQSILNSQAPVIVYVSPRGARAASAGALITLAADFAAMAPGTNMGAATPVALGGGEQDEAMMEKVLQDAVAYAKSLAEQRGRNTEWAERIIREGLSSSAREALDLQVIDLIAEDKDDLLAQLDGMRYLRTGQALTLTTTEVELVYSEMNWRQQILTAISNPNVAYLLLMLGFLGIFFELSNPGAIVPGAIGVIALLLAFFGLQTLPVNYVGVLLLFVAVVLFMLEIYVSSYGMLSVGAILSMALGSLMLIDTAEPAMQISRAVIFATVLVCAGFFLVVIYFVTRTQRRPAFSGTEGMVGERGLAVSAIAPEGRVFVHGEHWTAISREAISEGETIEVVAMVPGMKLEVRRVSPDN, encoded by the coding sequence ATGAAACGATTTCATAGACTTATCCTATTTGTGCTGATGTTGTCTCTGGCTTGTACTCTGCTCGTTTCCCAGAGCTTGAGCAGTCAGGTAAGCGTGCCCGCCGTCAACCGGGTGAACGTCGTGCAGATTGCCGATGTCATCAATCCGGTTGTTGCGCGTTTTATTAATCAGGAGATTGAGCGTACCAACCGCGAGGGCATGCGTGCTTTTCTTCTTGAACTCGACACGCCCGGCGGTTTGGATACCGCCATGCGCGACATTATTCAATCCATTCTCAATTCGCAGGCCCCTGTTATTGTTTATGTTTCCCCCCGTGGAGCGCGGGCCGCCTCGGCTGGTGCGTTGATCACCCTGGCGGCGGATTTTGCCGCCATGGCGCCGGGCACCAATATGGGAGCGGCCACCCCGGTGGCGCTGGGCGGGGGCGAGCAGGACGAAGCCATGATGGAAAAAGTCCTGCAGGATGCCGTCGCCTATGCCAAAAGTCTGGCCGAGCAGCGTGGCCGCAACACCGAATGGGCCGAGCGCATCATCCGCGAAGGACTTTCCTCCTCGGCGCGCGAGGCCCTTGATCTTCAGGTGATCGACCTGATCGCCGAAGACAAAGACGATCTTTTGGCGCAGCTTGACGGAATGCGCTATCTGCGCACCGGCCAGGCCCTGACGCTGACGACGACCGAGGTGGAACTGGTCTATTCCGAGATGAATTGGCGGCAGCAGATTTTGACCGCCATCAGCAACCCCAACGTCGCCTACTTGTTGCTGATGCTGGGATTTCTCGGGATTTTTTTCGAACTCTCCAACCCGGGAGCCATCGTCCCTGGTGCCATCGGCGTCATTGCCCTGCTTCTGGCTTTTTTCGGTTTGCAGACGCTGCCCGTAAATTATGTCGGCGTTTTGTTGCTGTTTGTCGCGGTGGTGTTGTTCATGCTTGAAATCTATGTTTCTTCCTACGGTATGCTTTCGGTCGGCGCTATCCTCTCCATGGCTTTGGGGTCGCTCATGCTCATCGATACGGCGGAACCGGCAATGCAGATTTCGCGGGCGGTTATTTTCGCCACCGTCCTTGTCTGTGCGGGCTTTTTTCTGGTGGTTATCTACTTTGTTACCCGCACCCAGCGGCGACCGGCATTTTCCGGAACAGAGGGGATGGTCGGCGAGCGTGGTCTGGCGGTATCGGCCATCGCCCCGGAGGGGCGGGTTTTTGTGCATGGTGAACACTGGACGGCGATTTCGCGCGAAGCCATTTCCGAGGGAGAGACCATCGAGGTCGTGGCGATGGTGCCCGGTATGAAACTCGAAGTGCGCCGCGTCAGTCCCGATAATTGA
- a CDS encoding DUF3135 domain-containing protein: protein MANEDRYPEILFDELSSLYQDDPDRFEEQRKVLIEQAIENFPEDFRRRAQGLQFTIDCKLHKYRDPIMRMNKMVEIFWEHFSLFQETINDPEKILQERRAAQQSAKVIPLHCREDQGPPSGQPH, encoded by the coding sequence ATGGCTAACGAAGACAGGTATCCGGAGATCCTTTTTGATGAATTGAGTTCACTCTATCAGGATGACCCCGACAGGTTTGAAGAACAGCGTAAGGTCCTTATTGAGCAGGCGATTGAAAATTTTCCCGAAGACTTCCGGCGCCGTGCGCAAGGGCTGCAATTCACCATCGACTGCAAATTGCACAAGTACAGAGATCCGATCATGCGCATGAACAAGATGGTTGAGATTTTCTGGGAACATTTTTCTCTGTTTCAGGAAACCATCAACGATCCGGAAAAAATTCTTCAGGAAAGACGCGCCGCCCAACAGAGTGCCAAAGTCATTCCCTTGCACTGCCGGGAAGATCAGGGGCCCCCTTCCGGGCAACCCCATTGA
- a CDS encoding uracil-DNA glycosylase encodes MKKELLEITSQVRALLQDWRTLGVQDLIVPAREVVPENLPPCPLNVTGVDRGGRVLCRQETLEEIHAELDGCRRCPLCKGRSNLVFGVGNPHARVVFVGEAPGREEDEKGEPFVGEAGRLLDRILFAMGLHRNDVYICNVIKCRPPQNRDPHPEEIAACEPYLRRQLAAIAPQVIVALGRFAVQTLVRDQSALGRLRGRWHEYEGIALMPTYHPAYLLRNPAGKREVWEDMKLVLKRLRTES; translated from the coding sequence ATGAAAAAGGAACTACTTGAAATCACCAGCCAAGTCCGAGCGCTGCTGCAGGACTGGCGCACTTTGGGTGTACAGGACCTGATTGTTCCGGCGCGGGAGGTTGTCCCGGAAAATCTACCCCCCTGTCCGCTGAATGTCACCGGTGTCGATCGCGGTGGCCGCGTCCTCTGCCGCCAGGAAACCCTGGAGGAAATTCATGCGGAACTGGACGGCTGCCGCCGTTGCCCCTTGTGCAAGGGACGCAGCAATCTCGTTTTCGGGGTGGGCAATCCCCACGCCCGCGTGGTTTTTGTCGGTGAAGCTCCAGGCCGGGAAGAGGATGAAAAGGGTGAGCCCTTCGTGGGCGAGGCCGGGCGCCTGCTTGACCGCATCCTCTTCGCCATGGGCCTTCATCGCAACGATGTTTACATCTGTAATGTCATAAAATGTCGCCCGCCGCAGAACCGCGATCCACACCCCGAAGAGATCGCGGCCTGTGAGCCTTATCTCCGGCGTCAGTTGGCGGCCATTGCGCCCCAGGTGATCGTCGCGTTGGGACGCTTTGCGGTTCAGACTCTCGTGCGTGATCAGAGTGCCCTCGGACGCCTGCGTGGGCGCTGGCATGAATATGAGGGCATCGCCTTGATGCCGACTTACCATCCGGCTTATCTGCTGCGCAATCCTGCCGGAAAGCGCGAAGTCTGGGAAGACATGAAACTCGTGCTCAAGCGTCTGCGGACCGAATCCTGA